One window from the genome of Terriglobales bacterium encodes:
- a CDS encoding sigma-70 family RNA polymerase sigma factor, with the protein MAVNSRTRAPLPQPPADDRLGPKTLPKNGAEATQLSVEQRVSINVTSVAMEQGFPGMVIRRPDQSARESALPSVIEGLSDAEVMLRVKAGDQAAFDYLLQKYRRPMISFMYRMVHNAAAAEDLAQEIFLRVYRSRGTYAASAKFTTWLYRIATNLAVNYARDTRHERPEHSVSLDEPNAETGTTLDLAASAPNAEENLLRRERLAAIRNHVQALPERQRLAVIMHKYQGMDYRQIAEVLQLSESATKSLLFRAYETLREKLQGFI; encoded by the coding sequence ATGGCCGTTAACAGCCGAACTCGGGCACCGTTACCCCAGCCTCCGGCGGATGACCGTCTTGGGCCTAAAACCTTGCCCAAGAACGGCGCGGAAGCCACGCAACTTTCTGTAGAGCAACGGGTTTCCATCAATGTGACCAGCGTTGCCATGGAACAGGGTTTTCCTGGCATGGTGATACGGCGGCCGGACCAGTCGGCCCGCGAGAGTGCTCTTCCGTCTGTGATCGAAGGGCTCTCTGACGCTGAAGTCATGCTGCGGGTCAAGGCCGGGGACCAGGCAGCATTCGACTACTTGCTGCAAAAGTACCGCCGCCCGATGATCAGCTTCATGTACCGCATGGTTCACAATGCGGCGGCGGCTGAAGACCTGGCACAGGAAATTTTTTTGCGGGTGTATCGCTCCCGCGGGACGTATGCCGCGAGCGCGAAGTTCACTACCTGGCTGTATCGCATTGCCACCAACCTGGCAGTGAACTACGCCCGCGACACGCGCCACGAACGTCCCGAGCACAGCGTCAGCCTGGACGAGCCGAACGCTGAAACGGGTACAACATTGGATTTGGCTGCCTCGGCGCCCAACGCCGAAGAGAACCTGCTTCGCCGTGAGCGCCTGGCGGCCATCCGCAATCACGTTCAGGCATTGCCTGAACGCCAAAGGCTGGCGGTGATCATGCATAAGTACCAGGGCATGGACTACCGTCAGATTGCGGAGGTCCTGCAGCTGAGCGAATCGGCGACCAAGTCGCTGCTTTTTCGAGCGTACGAAACGTTGCGAGAAAAGTTACAAGGGTTCATTTAG